A genomic window from Camelus ferus isolate YT-003-E chromosome X, BCGSAC_Cfer_1.0, whole genome shotgun sequence includes:
- the LOC106730773 gene encoding testis-expressed protein 13A-like, with product MNTCESWRDSEKKLRDILTNSAISEGIKEACAWSTLAVAVRFAERQKQEDRKKVKKLQEQLEEQKLFSNALVGMVSKLRCTQEREREQAQSQLQQSLATLHGVEEERDLFRGELLRVVSAQSQQQAGVQEEKGNGAQTVGMLAFAHNTASYWTRGETLRGSGQETAAAPVTTAVGGEVTQGKVLSLLGDDKGMAVLSCPQVLGASAQAGQLLPLNLSQYSYSFLPTFCLPGAAAETGAALPEKNSTARGLGKHLPTTKFLPERFKQYPGLSHSPSPTTIRRKSGDWDCDQCHLMNFSWRKMCFKCKKIPAHMRK from the coding sequence ATGAACACGTGTGAGTCCTGGCGTGATTCGGAGAAAAAGCTGAGAGACATTCTGACTAACTCAGCAATCTCAGAAGGCATCAAGGAGGCCTGTGCCTGGAGCACCCTGGCTGTGGCAGTGCGGTTTGCTGAGAGGCAGAAGCAGGAGGATAGAAAGAAGGTAAAAAAGCTCCAGGAACAGCTGGAGGAGCAGAAGCTATTCTCCAATGCCTTGGTAGGGATGGTGAGTAAACTCAGGTGTACacaagagagggaaagggagcaAGCCCAGTCCCAGCTCCAGCAAAGCCTCGCAACCCTTCATGGAGTCGAGGAAGAGCGAGATTTATTCAGGGGTGAGCTTCTCAGGGTGGTAAGCGCTCAGTCTCAGCAGCAGGCAGGAgtccaggaagagaagggaaacgGGGCACAGACTGTAGGTATGCTTGCTTTTGCTCACAACACAGCAAGTTACTGGACAAGGGGGGAGACCCTGAGGGGGTCAGGCCAGGAGACTGCTGCTGCTCCTGTGACTACTGCTGTGGGGGGAGAGGTGACGCAGGGCAAAGTGCTTTCTCTCCTGGGGGATGACAAGGGGATGGCTGTTTTATCTTGCCCTCAGGTCCTGGGTGCCAGTGCCCAGGCTGGTCAGTTGCTACCACTTAATCTCTCTCAATACTCTTATTCATTCCTACCTACATTTTGTCTCCCTGGAGCAGCAGCTGAAACTGGGGCAGCTCTTCCTGAGAAGAATTCCACAGCTAGGGGGTTGGGTAAGCATCTCCCTACTACGAAGTTCTTGCCAGAAAGGTTTAAGCAATACCCTGGCCTCTCTCACTCCCCAAGCCCTACTACCATCAGGCGCAAATCGGGGGACTGGGACTGCGACCAGTGTCATTTGATGAATTTCTCATGGCGAAAGatgtgttttaaatgtaaaaaaatcccAGCACACATGAGAAAGTAG